Part of the Anopheles coluzzii chromosome 3, AcolN3, whole genome shotgun sequence genome is shown below.
GCGCGATATGCGAAGTAAGTGATGAGGAGTTGGGAGGGGTTTGACGATGTTTGAAGATGTAAGTAATGCATCAATCTTGCTCCTATCTCCACCAGGTGCTATTGCATCCCGTGCCACCCGCTTGGCATCGGAGGATCGCGACCAGATCCTGCAAGATCTGATGCGCTTCGAGGTGGCGCCCGCCCTAAGCCTACCCGCCGAATCGGTCTACGGTGCGCAGAGTGGTCGCGTGTTCAACACGCTGGCCGGTGACTTTATGAAGCCCGCCATCGACGtgatggagctgctgctgaacaACACCAGCCTCGATGTGGTGATCATTACCGGCCAGCTCGACCTGATCGTTGCCACCCCGGGCAATGTGCGGTGGATCGAGAAGATTCAGTGGAGCGGCCGCAACAACTACCTGCAATCGCCCCGCAATGCCGTCGGCCAGCACGGTGTGCTGGAGGGGTACGAGAAGAGCTACGGCAAGCTGGCTGTGTACTGGGCGCTGCGTGCCGGGCACATGGTACCCGCTGATAATCCCATCCTGATGGACCTCATCCTACAGAAGCATGTGCCGGTGCAGTGAGTCATCGAGCTGACTCACCCGGTGGACTGACACACGATCATACAATAAAGTTTTGATATTTGTATTACACAACTCATGCTCCAGAAGCACGTGTGCCTTTAATAACCCTCCAGAACGAGCCACGTGTTGTGTGAGACGAAGGTGTCTCCATAAaggcggtggtgatggtggggaTAGATAACCTTTGCATCGGAAGTGCAGAATAATTAATCGATCGAAAGCAGATGGCGCGCaaagatcatcatcatctgctgctgctgtctgcgGTGACTGACATCATCTCGTGCTCAACCGATCAGCTGAGAGATGCAGAAGGGTCATCTGGTCGATGTTATAAAGTGGCGCACCAACAAGGTTGTTCATCGTAGTGTGCCTCGAATTCTTGTGTCGCTTGGTGAACATCTTCTTGTGTGCTTCGATTGTGCGTAAAATGGGTAGAGCTGTTACATGGATTGTTTGGATCACAGTAAGCAGTGAATTTCTTGCTTCCGTTGGTTAGTGACGTCTAAAAGTGTGTTGTGAATGTTGTTTACTGTCTTGCTATAAgcattttttgcatattttaagtCGCAAACAATGGATTTGGTCCTGGGAAACAACACTGGGGCTACAGTGAGGTACGTCCGCGGGCGTACATCTTCTGGTGGCTACATCAGGCGCATACACAACGACCCGAGACAAGACCGCTCATCATATGGCTGCAGGGTGGCCCGGGAGCATCATCAAGCGGCTACGGGAACTTTGAAGAAATCGGACCACTCGATCGAACGCTCAAGCCACGTGAAAATTCCTGGGTAGAACACGATGACCTATACACGATACACCTTTCAAAGTCTTTCTAAAACCGCACTTTCACGCACTTCTAGGCGAAAGATTACAACGTCCTCTTTGTCGACAGTCCCGTAGGCAGCGGGTTTAGTTACGTCGAGGATCGCTCCCTGTTGGCACGTAACACCACCACGGTGGTGAGTGATTTGGTCGCTTTTCTGAAACACTTCTATCACACCATGAGCGCCATTACGATGGCCGATTGGGAGGGAAGCGTTCCACTGTACATCGCTTCGGAAAGCTACGGCGGCCGGATTGCGGTTGAGTTTGCGTACGCATTGGCGCATGCGGTGCAAGGTGGCACGATACGCTGCAATCTGCGAGGGCTTTTCCTGGGCAGTGCGTGGCTCTCGCCCGTGGATAGTATTGCCGCGTGGCCACAGTATTTAGCCGGCCTGGGATTTGTGGATGAAGGTGGTCGTGAGCGTATCGAGCGGAAGGTAGCTGCTGTGCGCGATACAGTGGGACAGTCTGAGCGGCCTGGGCTGTCGATGGAAGGGTGGCACGGATTGCAGCAGACCATCGTACAGGAGACGGGAGGAATCAACTGCTACAATGTGCTAAAGCCAAGCAGGAAGGAGATTCAGCCGCAGGATGTTGAAAGTGATGAAGGTTGGTGAAGGATTTGGGGttaagatttttttatatttctggAGTTTTGCGTGCAATCCACTCCTTAATCCATCTAACATGCTTCTTTTACCACAAAtatcttctcttcttctctataaaaaaaatctatcaaGAGGTAACGCGAATTAGTTTTGTTACTTTCTGGGTATTTGTAAGGCTCTATTCGTAATctcaatgtttcaaaaaactGCCACAAGGAACGGTTCATTCCCCAGCGTGGTAGACGAATCGGTTACTGCATCGAAGTATGTCCTGTATCATTTCCTGAACCGAAAACCATCCATTCATTAAGAAAGGTCCAGGAACTTGAATTGCAATAAGTTCATTATCAGTTCTAGGACCGATATGGATTCCGAATTGAATCTAGCACCAATAAtagttcaatatcagttccaGTACCGGTAGGGGTTCAGTATCATTTCGAAGACCGGTATTAGTTGAGGATTTCTACTAATGGTGCGGGGTTGGGATCAATTACAGGACCGATTCCAGTATCAGTTTGAAGTCAGGATATGTTCCAAGATCAGGTCAGGATATATTGGGGATCTCTATCAGGATATGAAATGGTTCGGGGACAGTTCTGGTGTAGGCTTCAGTGTCAGTTATGTTCCAGGACCTGTAGGGGTTCATAACCGGTATGGATTCTCTATAAGTTCCAGAACCAGAAAGGGTTCACTATCAGTTTCAGGGGTAATATCGATTCAAGATCAGTTCAAGACCGGGATTGGTCAGGATCTATTTCAAGCTCGGTATGGTTTCATAATCTGAGCAAGCGCTACTATCGGTTTAGAACCAGTTCCAGGGACGTGGTTTCAGGAACAGATCCAATTCCGTTATGGGATCAGAATCGATGCCAGGAACGTTATAAATTCAGGATCAGTTTTACGATACATATAAGTTTAGGATCAGTCCTAAGAACTGCTCTGAATCTGATCTTGTAAGGGTTTGTGATCAGTTCTAAAACCTGTTTGGATTCAAAATCATTTTGTCTTAATGTATCCCTTAAATTTAAGAAGCATCTGTAAATTCCGTTGTTTACACAAAAAACCTTTACTTGCTCCCTGGAGTTGTTACATACCTCCAAAATTATTTTACGAAGCTCTGTAACCGAGCCCAAACTAACTAGTAATAGTAGATTGTAGTTCCAACACTCTTCTACAGCAACAGCGATTGCGTTATGGCTTATGCACACGCAACACCAGCTTCGCTTGAAGCCAGCCTGCTATGATTCAAATTATCTCTGATTTATTCAGCAACCTCCCAAAACACCCCACCCCATTGGGAGGGGGGTGCTGGTTAACTCAATTTCATTCTCATTTCCAATCCCTTCGAAAGGTAATTCATTAGCACCTCCGCTCAAACCCCCCAATACCGAACCGCGTGGAGAGCGTGAtttcattaaacattaaatattccgatttcgatttctaccaacacacacacacacacatacattcggTTTTCCTTCTCGCCAGTTCTAGTATACGGTGAAACGCTCTGGTGGTACAGTGACACCGGTCCACCGCCCCCCGAATcgcacaccagcagcaacccACTGGAGCGGCTCATGCGTGGTCCCGTGTCGCACACGCTCGGCATCGCAGCGACGAAACGACCGCCCTGGGGCACCCAACGGACAGCCGTTTTCGATGCCCTCGGCGACGATTTTCTGCAATCGAGCGTCGGCACCGTGCAGCGGCTGCTGAACGAAACCGACCTCGAGCTGGTAGTGTACAGCGGTCAGCTCGACCTTATCGCCTGCCTGCCGGGGACACGCGGCTGGATGGATCGATTGTTCGCACACTCGCCGGCCCGCGAGCCTTTCACGACCGAGCCGAGCGGCATCATCGAGGGGTACCGGTCGCGGTACTCGGATCGCTTCACGCACTACACGGTTCTGCGGGCCGGGCACATGGTACCGGCCGACAATCCTTCCGCCATGCTACACATTCTGCACCGTCACGTTGGGGGGACACCGGTAGAGTAAAGCGCGTTTAATTAGCGTTTCGGAACGATGCAGTAAAATGCAAGGATGATTCCAAAGGTGTGTGGCGCGCCACCAAAGCGTGAACGTGTGTACGCGTTTTTATTTAAGAAACTCCTAAGAACGGAAAGAAACGTATGTACCAACGGTTAGAATATTCCTCTGCCGCATCCCCCTTTAGCCCTATCCTAGCACAATCTTCCGGAGCTGGGCCCCGATCTGGTCCAACGTGGCCTTGTCGATCCGCCGCAGCCCGAGCGTGATGACGATCTCGTCGCTCTGCTGCAGGAAGCTCATCAGATAGCGGATGGCCGCTTCCGCCTCGTCCGAGCTGGCGCCGAACGTGTGCTTGATGGTGTAGATGCGGTTCGAACCGTCAGCGCCGGCAGCTCCGCCCGGCCCGTCCCCGCTCAGATCGTTGTGGGCGTGACTGCGCACCGTGTACACGTTGGCCACCTTCTGGTGCTGGGTGATGATGAGGAAGAGCTTGTTCGCAAACCGATGGTACACGATGTCGGTCGGCTGACCCTCGATGACAATCGTCTCGATGTGATCGAATGCCGCCGGTTCGGTCGTGCTGGTGGCGGTCAtggcgatgctgctgctgctgctgctgctcctgctgcttggtgtgtatgtgtgtgaggcaCTGGGTGAAGTGAAGACGACCCGGATGTAATTCGCTGATATTTCCGTTTTTGCCTTTTGTCCCCGCCCGTGGGTTGGGCCGCGGCTAATGATGTTTatctaaaataaaacacaaaccccACCACAAACCGGTAAGGTGTACACAGGCCAACGATCGATTGTTTCAgtacgacacacacaccggagcGCATACATAGACACACGCCCCGCTTTAGCTTGGTGTGCTGTGCCCCGGGAAATGTGTCTATCACTGTCGTTTTGGGGTGGTGGGAAATTTGAAACCGATTGGTGGGAGGGGGTTGGGCTATCGTCGCACCGCACCGGATAAACACTTCATTCCGTCGCCGCGGATACGCGAAAGGACGAAAGGACGAAAGGACGAAACACCACCGTCCACCCGCCGGACCTTTGCAGACTCCTCCGCCTGCGGGTGTAGATTTGATAATAGCCCCGCACCGCTTCCCGGTTCGTTTTTCACGCGTACAACCGCAAAACGCTGCTCCGCTCCTTCAACCGGCGTGTCTTGGAGGTCCGTCTTCCCTTGATTCCTTGAAGCGACACTGGGTTGGAATTTTCCTATTGCCACCGTATTTGCCTTCCGATTCACAGAACCAATGCAACGAGAAagcttttccacttttcctcCGTCTCACGATGACGGTGTTCGTTGCCAGTTTTTCGTAAATTCACAATGAAGTGTGGTgtgtcggtttttttttttttgttgctcgttTTTGCCTCCTTCTGCCCCACAAACAAGCACAAACATTGCTTCGCTTCCGATGCAAACATCTGATTTGCCGGCAAGGTTAGACCACGCGCGGGCAAAAGCGCGGGTTTTCGATTTCCCGACATATTGTAGCATAATTATGGGTTGGTCGATGAATGTAATTATTTGTTAATACCTTATACAAATGTTGCTGCAGTTTTGGAGTATTTTTGTAAAACTTATCACAttctaaacaaaatattgGATGGAATTTTCCACAGAATCACGCACTAATGTCAAGAGCGCTTCTCTCTGTGCCAAGGTGCTAAgcgacacagcagcagcccgtCACACCTTCTCTTGTACATATTTTGAGCGAACAATGACAGTCACGATTGCGGCCGTCATTCTTGCCGTGACAAACAAAATTCAGACTCATTCCGCGTTTGCTGTTTTTAATAAGTTGGTGAGTTGTTTTTACGTGCGAAACGATTCAATTCAAGTAAAATTAGACTTTGTGTAATAAATTTCAACCCTCCCGCAGCATAGCTAGTGCCCGTACAAGATGTATCCGATGGGAGGTAACTCGATGGCCGGTCCGTTCTGGAGCAATGGCCCCGCTCCGGGCGCGTTCTACAACTTCCCCGGCAGCACGGTCGCTGGCGGTGCGATGCAGGCGCGATCGGACACTCCCGGCGAGTTTGGCACACAGCGGTCCTAGTAAGCGTTGGACAGTGCGGAAGGCGGCTCAATACGCTCAACCCACTTAACCTCAAACTACGGATTCGTTCCATTTCGCTTTTGCAGCTACCCCGTCACCACCGGCACCTCCGTCGTCGGGCTGATGTTCAAGGATGGTGTGATCATTGCGGCCGATAAGCTGATCTCGTACGGGTCGCTTGCCCGGTTCCACGACGTCGACCGGGTGTATCGCATCAACGACAAGACGGTGCTCGGTATCGGGGGCGACTTTGCCGACTTCCAGTACATCAAGCGTCACATCGACCAGAAGGTGTAAGTGTGGATGcaatcgtgtttttttgtgcaattgttcattttgattttatgaTGAATTTTGAATGCCATTTACCGCCGTCACCAGCATCGACGATCAGTGCCTGGACGATAAGAACGAGATGAAGCCACGCTCGTTCTACAACTGGCTCACGCGGGTCATGTACAACCGGCGGTCGGAATTCCAGCCGCTCTATCTCGATCTCGTCATCGGCGGCATGCAGGACGGCGAACCGTTCCTAGGGCACGTGAATCTGCGCGGCCGCTCGTACACGAGCAACGTGGTGGCGACGGGGTACGGTACCCATCTGGCGCTGCCACTGTTGCGCGAGTGGTCGGAGAATCCGACCGCCTACCAGACGCTCGGCCAGCCGGAAGCGAACGATCTGATGAAGCGCGTGATGGAGGTGCTGTGGTACCGGGACTGCCGCAGCGACCCGAAGTACTCGCAGGCGGTCTGCACGGCGGACGGCGTCAAGGTCGATACCGACTGTTTCGTCGCCCAGAACTGGGAGCTGGCCCACACGATCAAGGGCTACTAAGCCGGAAGTGTTTGAAAGCAGATGGGGGGAGTTAAAGTATAATTTACGGAAACATCTTCTAATAAAAGCAAGCGGTAAAAGGCTTTGACGCGTATTAAACTGAGTCCGATTGTTGAATGGACTGTGAACTGTATTTCGCCGGATTAATGATTATTCTCAAAATGGCAACGCGAAGTGACACATTCTAACACACGACATTGatattaaacatttatttcaGTTTATTTGTACGATTACAGAATAATTCAATCAAAATGGTGCCTTTACTGCACCAAAACCATCGCGCTTTGCTTAGCAGTCAACTGCAAAATTAGGCTCGTGACGCTAATAACCGTCTGTCTGATGACACTTTTAACTTTTGTTGGCAATATAATATACAATTGTTCGTACACGAATACAAAAATCAGTTCCCTGAGATTCCGATTGTACCGTTTTCAAGAATTTGGCTCCCATTAATTACAGTCTAGAACGTGTGTCGCCTTAATGGCGTAATATGTGCATAACAATAAACGGCTCCACGGCGCATTATCCTGACTTTCGTTGAGGCCCAAATCAGAATAGTATGCTTTGTAGGAAAATGAATGATTTTGGAAGATACTACTCTACAGCAAATGCACTGGGGTCTCATTTTGATTCCAACAATCCTTCCCTACAGATGCCAGCTGGAATGATGCTTCACAGCGCTCTCTCGGTCACTCCAGCTTACGGCCATCGGTTGCAACGCTGATCGTCCCATTTACCGGTATTGGCTTCTCGTTCGACCCCGAGATGAAGCTGTCTCCGTACATGAAGATCGTCCAGACCAGGACGCACAGCGACAGCAACAGTATCAGCCCCGGTGGCATAAATGCTCTCGTTTTGTAGAACCGTATCATCATGACGACGATGAGCAGAAACAGGACTACGAACTGTACGTACGGGAACGGTTGCTGTAACGAATTGCACCATGCGCCCGCTCCGATGGCCACTCCGAACACGAGCCCGGCATAGAGGGAAGCGGTAGAGCCTGGATAGAGATAgaaagggagggaaaaaacgggaagaaTGTATTCCGACCATATCTGTACGGAAAGCGAATCGTTCTTACCGGCACGCTTGTAGCCCACG
Proteins encoded:
- the LOC120957867 gene encoding retinoid-inducible serine carboxypeptidase-like; translated protein: MGRAVTWIVWITVSSEFLASVVANNGFGPGKQHWGYSEVRPRAYIFWWLHQAHTQRPETRPLIIWLQGGPGASSSGYGNFEEIGPLDRTLKPRENSWAKDYNVLFVDSPVGSGFSYVEDRSLLARNTTTVVSDLVAFLKHFYHTMSAITMADWEGSVPLYIASESYGGRIAVEFAYALAHAVQGGTIRCNLRGLFLGSAWLSPVDSIAAWPQYLAGLGFVDEGGRERIERKVAAVRDTVGQSERPGLSMEGWHGLQQTIVQETGGINCYNVLKPSRKEIQPQDVESDEVLVYGETLWWYSDTGPPPPESHTSSNPLERLMRGPVSHTLGIAATKRPPWGTQRTAVFDALGDDFLQSSVGTVQRLLNETDLELVVYSGQLDLIACLPGTRGWMDRLFAHSPAREPFTTEPSGIIEGYRSRYSDRFTHYTVLRAGHMVPADNPSAMLHILHRHVGGTPVE
- the LOC120957872 gene encoding transmembrane protein 14A-like, which codes for MIDFVGIVFALLVAIGGIVGYKRAGSTASLYAGLVFGVAIGAGAWCNSLQQPFPYVQFVVLFLLIVVMMIRFYKTRAFMPPGLILLLSLCVLVWTIFMYGDSFISGSNEKPIPVNGTISVATDGRKLE
- the LOC120957869 gene encoding proteasome subunit beta type-4, producing MYPMGGNSMAGPFWSNGPAPGAFYNFPGSTVAGGAMQARSDTPGEFGTQRSYYPVTTGTSVVGLMFKDGVIIAADKLISYGSLARFHDVDRVYRINDKTVLGIGGDFADFQYIKRHIDQKVIDDQCLDDKNEMKPRSFYNWLTRVMYNRRSEFQPLYLDLVIGGMQDGEPFLGHVNLRGRSYTSNVVATGYGTHLALPLLREWSENPTAYQTLGQPEANDLMKRVMEVLWYRDCRSDPKYSQAVCTADGVKVDTDCFVAQNWELAHTIKGY
- the LOC120957871 gene encoding uncharacterized protein LOC120957871, producing MTATSTTEPAAFDHIETIVIEGQPTDIVYHRFANKLFLIITQHQKVANVYTVRSHAHNDLSGDGPGGAAGADGSNRIYTIKHTFGASSDEAEAAIRYLMSFLQQSDEIVITLGLRRIDKATLDQIGAQLRKIVLG